Sequence from the Pontibacter pudoricolor genome:
TTTGAGCAGATTGGATCAGTTGATGGCGCAGGAACCACCAGCATGAAGCAGAACTATAACTATACAGACTACGTGAGTCGTACCGGCACATTCTATTACCGCTTGCGCCAGGTTGATTATGATGGCACCCAGGACTATAGCAAAACGATAGCTGTAAAACTGAGCAGCTTACCGGGCGGTGGAAAATTTGCAGTATACCCTAACCCGGCGCTTGGCAACATTGTTACTGTTTCGGTACTGGGTACAGGCGCCGATGTGAACGGCGGTGTGCTACAGATTGTGGATATGAGCGGACGTGTCATGCTCGTACACCCGGTGGCAGCCGGAAGCCGTGAGATTGATGTATCGTTACCGGAACTGCAGCTGCCTAAAGGCATGTATGTGGTAAACCTGCTGCAGGGCACCGACAAACAGACGCAGAAACTGATCATTCAATAACAAGACTATAACACTTCATAAACCGAAGTACAAAAGAGGGAAGCAACTATAGTTCTTCCCTTTTTTGTGCGGCAGGCAAACTATAGCTCAGATGATATAAATGATCTCTTTAAAATCAAAAAAGCGTAGTTCGCCGTCCAGTTCCACACCCAGTCTGCCGTCTTCGTCTACACCAACTATGCAGCCTTCAATGCGTTTGCCGTCAACTATAAACCGATGCACTTCCTGGTACCGGTACAGCGCCTGCAGGTATTCGTACTTTAATTTGGCATGGCGCATATTACGCAGTTCCAGGTAACGTTTCTCAAGCAGCTCCAGCAGCCTGGTGGTAACCTCTTCCAAGTGTATAGTTGTACCTGTTATGGCAGAAAGCGACGTGGCTGTATTTACATCAAAATTGAGTTGATTTATATTTAAACCAATCCCGACAATACTGTGTTGTAAAGAATAGCTATTTATGGTATTTTCTATTAAAATCCCGCCAAGCTTCTTATCTTTAAAATACAGATCGTTAGGCCACTTAACCCGGGCAGCGGTAGCGCCGTATTCGTGCAGCAGGTCCAGCACAGCAAGCGACACTGCCATGTTCAGGTAAAACTGCTGCCTGACAGGAAGAAAAACAGG
This genomic interval carries:
- a CDS encoding biotin--[acetyl-CoA-carboxylase] ligase, producing MLPNTLFIGRQLYCLSVCESTNSEAQQLLIKNKATEGCTVITSEQTKGRGQRGNNWEAEPGKNITLSVILSPVFLPVRQQFYLNMAVSLAVLDLLHEYGATAARVKWPNDLYFKDKKLGGILIENTINSYSLQHSIVGIGLNINQLNFDVNTATSLSAITGTTIHLEEVTTRLLELLEKRYLELRNMRHAKLKYEYLQALYRYQEVHRFIVDGKRIEGCIVGVDEDGRLGVELDGELRFFDFKEIIYII